The genomic segment TCCGTTCGCACCGTAGCGGCCCAGACGGGCGAGCAAGGCGTTGAGCTTGTCGGTGCTGTTACGTAGGGTCACGAGCATGTCGGCGCGGAATTCCGGCTTGTCCGCATGCTTTTCCGCATTGCGCGCCAGCAGGGAAAGCTGGCTGGCAAGGTTCTTGATGTCATGCATCACGAAGGCGATGCGGCGATTGAACTCGTCGAACCGATGCGCCTCGCCCAGGGCTTCCTGCCCGGCCTGTTCCGCCAGATAGCTGGCAAGCTGTTGGCCCACCACGCGCAGAAGATCGAAATCCTCCCAATCCAGCCGCCGCAGCACAGGCGGGCGGGCAAGGACCACGATTGCAATCAGGCGCTGATAATGGATCAGCGGCACGATGGCCCATGCCCGGCGGCTTTCTGCCAGCCATTCCGGCACATAGCGGCCTTCGCCATGGCTCTGCCGCCCCTGCCGCACGTCGTCGAGATCGAGGATGAAGCGATGCTCCTCGAAAAAGCGCGCGGCCTCGGCACTCAGCGCCTCGGCAGGAACGTCGATTTCAGGCCATTGCCAGCGGGAATCGAGCGTGAAGGCGCCTTCCTCACCGGGAGTAAGCAGCAGCCCCGCCGGGCTGTCGGTTATGTCCGCCACAGCCTGCACCACACGCTCATGCAGGGGCATGACCTGTTCCCCGCCGCGCGCGATGGTCTCAGTGAAGCGCAGCCATTCAGCGCGATAGTCATACCGGTGCTGGAACAGGTGCTTGGCCAGCATCACCCTGATCCAGCCGCGCAGGCGCCGCGAAGGCAGGATCAGCAGCGCCGCGATGCTCGCAGCGGCCAGAAAGGCCAACTGGATGACATGGGCAAAGTCGCTGCCGACATAGGCCAGGCCCTGCACCACCACGACCATGCCGACCAGATAGGCGCCGATCACCAGTAGCGAGAAGGACTGGAACGCGACCGAACGCGAAGGCCGCAATCTCAGCTCGTTCGCGCCGCTGGCAGTGCCGAGCGCCAGCAGCAAAACCATCACCAGCGTGACCAGCCCGCGCATCTCTGCCAGCGTTTGCGGCAGGGCGCCGAATAGATAGGCCACAGTGTAGTAATTGAGATCGTAGAGCCACATCACCGCCAGCGCGGCGGCGGGCCAGCGCAAGGTCAGTCGCCCGGCAGGCGAGGCACCGACATAAAGGTTATGCACCAGCACCAATGCCCCGACCGCGCAGAGCAGCCGGAAAGTGATCGAGGCCTGGAATACCGTCTGCGCCAGTTCAGGCACGGATGCCATGCGGCTGACCAGCAGGATCAGGCCAAGCTGCAGTGCCTCCACCAGCGCCAGAACCATCACCACCGTGCGGATCGGGCGCACGCTCTCATGCCGGCCATCGTTGGCGAACAGGCGGTAAAGCGCCCAGAACCAGGCTAGATAGGACAGGCTAAAGAACACCTGCGCGCCAATGGAAGCGATGCCGCCCAGCGCCACTGCAACCGCCCAGATGCCAGTGATCGCCAATGCGGAAAGCAGCGCATCGCCCGCCTGCCCCAGCCGCGCCCTGCGCGGATAGAGCCACAGACCAAGGCCGCACAGCGCCGTGGCACTCGCGACATGGAGCGCAACGACCAGCGTGGTCCACACTCCGTCCATCACCGCGCTCCCTCATGCCACAGCACCACACGCAGGGTCTGCAGCAGGATCAGCAAATCAAGGAACGGCGTGTAATTCTTGGCGTAGTAGAGATCATATTCCAGCTTTTGCCGCGCATCCTCGATAGACGCGCCATAGGGATAGTTGATCTGTGCCCAGCCGGTGATGCCCGGCTTCACCATGTGCCGTTCGGCATAATAGGGCACCTTGTCTTCCAGATCCTCGACGAATTGCGGGCGCTCCGGGCGCGGACCGACGAAGCTCATCTCGCCTTTCAGCACGCTCCAGGTCTGCGGCAATTCGTCGATCCGCACCTTGCGGATGAACCGGCCCACACGGGTGACGCGCGGATCGTCCGCC from the Erythrobacter sp. SG61-1L genome contains:
- the prsK gene encoding XrtA/PEP-CTERM system histidine kinase PrsK, whose translation is MDGVWTTLVVALHVASATALCGLGLWLYPRRARLGQAGDALLSALAITGIWAVAVALGGIASIGAQVFFSLSYLAWFWALYRLFANDGRHESVRPIRTVVMVLALVEALQLGLILLVSRMASVPELAQTVFQASITFRLLCAVGALVLVHNLYVGASPAGRLTLRWPAAALAVMWLYDLNYYTVAYLFGALPQTLAEMRGLVTLVMVLLLALGTASGANELRLRPSRSVAFQSFSLLVIGAYLVGMVVVVQGLAYVGSDFAHVIQLAFLAAASIAALLILPSRRLRGWIRVMLAKHLFQHRYDYRAEWLRFTETIARGGEQVMPLHERVVQAVADITDSPAGLLLTPGEEGAFTLDSRWQWPEIDVPAEALSAEAARFFEEHRFILDLDDVRQGRQSHGEGRYVPEWLAESRRAWAIVPLIHYQRLIAIVVLARPPVLRRLDWEDFDLLRVVGQQLASYLAEQAGQEALGEAHRFDEFNRRIAFVMHDIKNLASQLSLLARNAEKHADKPEFRADMLVTLRNSTDKLNALLARLGRYGANGNERPEQVDAVAAVEKVVRRYSGQHPVHLVERQNCTVLADVEAFEQALVHLVQNAIEASEPDAPVLLSVLLDGLNCRIEVLDSGTGMSAEFIRSRLFKPFHSSKPGGFGIGAFEARELIRSMNGRLDVESREGIGTRFIIRLPLATLADGALDNEEFRPGTDLTGRTEVA